In Candidatus Omnitrophota bacterium, one DNA window encodes the following:
- a CDS encoding 6-carboxytetrahydropterin synthase yields the protein MTVELTRKIRFCSAHRLYNPNLSEEENRLIFGACANLHGHGHTYALEISIQGEPDPKTGMIVNIDELDAVIRKEIVDCVDHRHLNYDVPFLEGVNPTMENMVVLFWKILADKIPGGMLSRIRLWESDNNSVTYTGA from the coding sequence GTGACCGTTGAATTGACGCGAAAAATTCGCTTTTGTTCCGCTCATCGGCTCTACAATCCCAACTTGAGCGAAGAAGAAAATCGGCTTATCTTCGGCGCCTGCGCCAATCTTCATGGGCATGGGCATACTTATGCTTTGGAAATCAGCATCCAAGGCGAACCCGATCCTAAAACGGGCATGATCGTAAACATCGACGAATTGGACGCGGTTATCCGCAAGGAGATCGTCGATTGCGTGGATCATCGCCACCTGAATTACGACGTTCCGTTTTTGGAAGGCGTCAATCCGACGATGGAGAATATGGTTGTCCTATTCTGGAAGATTTTGGCGGATAAAATTCCGGGGGGAATGTTAAGCCGAATCCGTCTTTGGGAATCGGACAACAATTCCGTAACCTATACGGGCGCATAA
- the folE gene encoding GTP cyclohydrolase I FolE: protein MQALSPQPILVSADGAESIDELTRKLLERIGEDPDREGLMKTPERVARAWKFLTHGYHLDIEAVINKAIFEEEVDEMVVVTDIDFFSMCEHHLLPFFGKAHIGYIPKGKVLGLSKMPRLVEVFSRRLQLQERLTQQIADAIEKAIQPAGVAVVTEAEHMCMMMRGVEKTNSKTVASAMRGLFRTNRLTRTEFMSFIHQGTKR from the coding sequence ATGCAAGCCCTATCGCCCCAACCGATCCTCGTTTCCGCCGATGGCGCGGAATCCATCGATGAACTGACGCGAAAGTTACTCGAACGCATCGGCGAAGATCCCGATCGGGAAGGACTTATGAAAACGCCGGAGCGCGTGGCCCGCGCCTGGAAATTTCTCACTCACGGCTACCACTTGGATATCGAAGCGGTCATCAATAAAGCGATTTTCGAAGAAGAAGTGGACGAAATGGTCGTTGTAACCGACATCGATTTCTTCAGCATGTGCGAACATCACCTGCTTCCCTTTTTCGGCAAAGCGCATATCGGCTACATCCCGAAAGGCAAGGTATTGGGCTTATCGAAAATGCCGCGCCTGGTGGAGGTCTTCAGTCGCCGCCTGCAACTGCAGGAGCGCTTGACGCAGCAAATCGCCGACGCCATCGAGAAAGCCATTCAACCGGCGGGCGTAGCTGTCGTAACGGAAGCGGAGCACATGTGCATGATGATGCGCGGCGTGGAAAAGACGAACTCCAAAACCGTCGCAAGCGCCATGCGCGGCCTTTTCCGCACCAACCGCCTCACTCGAACCGAATTTATGAGCTTCATCCATCAAGGGACAAAGCGATAA
- a CDS encoding type II toxin-antitoxin system HicB family antitoxin has translation MKDYHINIFYSADDEGYIADIPDLAYCSAFGESPEEALKEVLIAKEAWLEAAKAENRDIPEPMYQPLFYKMA, from the coding sequence ATGAAAGATTATCATATCAATATCTTTTATAGTGCGGATGACGAGGGATACATCGCTGACATTCCTGATCTTGCGTATTGTTCGGCTTTTGGGGAGAGTCCCGAAGAAGCGTTAAAAGAAGTATTGATTGCTAAAGAAGCTTGGCTAGAAGCCGCCAAAGCGGAAAATCGAGATATTCCAGAGCCGATGTATCAACCATTGTTCTACAAGATGGCTTAA
- the argJ gene encoding bifunctional glutamate N-acetyltransferase/amino-acid acetyltransferase ArgJ: MSHTIESVAHGTVTTPKGFKAAGVAAGIKGGEKLDLGILVSQVRCTAAGVFTTNAVKGASLLTTKEHLADGYAQAVIVNSGNANACTGERGLLDAKEMARALSRQLNIPVQDVLPSSTGVIGVYLPLPQIRDGVEKAVPRLREDGGEEMARAMMTTDTKPKYAARRVIAENQTFCLGGVAKGAGMIHPNMATMLVFLTTDARVDRQSLQTFLSEEIGASFNRFTIDGDTSCDDTVLLLANGLAGGRDIACDDSPLANAFREALHSLCLDLTMQLARDGEGVTKTAIVCVKGACTRADAVKIARSIAVSPLVKTAIHGQDPNWGRIINAAGYSGADFDPDCVDLWIGDVQVMERGERGRYEEEAAAQVMRGDGYEIILDLRQGTESDFYITTDFSNAYIDINADYRHRT, translated from the coding sequence GAGAAGTTAGATTTGGGAATCTTGGTTTCGCAAGTGCGCTGTACTGCCGCGGGCGTTTTTACCACCAATGCCGTCAAGGGCGCCTCGCTGCTGACGACGAAAGAACACCTGGCGGACGGTTATGCCCAGGCCGTCATCGTGAACAGCGGCAACGCCAACGCCTGCACCGGCGAACGCGGCCTGCTCGACGCCAAGGAGATGGCGCGTGCGCTTTCCCGCCAGCTAAACATTCCCGTCCAGGACGTTTTGCCCAGTTCCACCGGCGTCATTGGCGTCTATTTGCCTTTGCCGCAAATCCGCGACGGCGTCGAAAAAGCCGTTCCCCGGCTGCGGGAAGACGGCGGCGAAGAGATGGCGCGCGCTATGATGACCACTGATACAAAGCCCAAATACGCCGCACGCCGCGTTATCGCCGAAAATCAAACCTTTTGCCTCGGCGGAGTCGCTAAAGGAGCGGGCATGATCCATCCCAATATGGCTACCATGCTGGTCTTTCTGACCACAGACGCCCGCGTAGACCGCCAATCCCTGCAAACGTTCCTTTCCGAAGAGATCGGCGCCAGCTTCAATCGCTTCACCATCGACGGCGATACCAGTTGCGACGATACGGTTTTATTATTGGCGAACGGCCTAGCTGGAGGACGGGATATCGCCTGCGACGACAGCCCACTGGCCAATGCCTTCCGCGAAGCTCTGCATAGCCTTTGCCTGGACTTGACGATGCAACTGGCGCGCGACGGCGAGGGCGTAACCAAGACGGCGATCGTTTGCGTGAAAGGCGCGTGCACTCGCGCCGACGCTGTTAAAATCGCCCGAAGCATCGCCGTTTCCCCCTTAGTCAAAACGGCGATTCACGGCCAAGATCCCAATTGGGGGCGCATTATCAACGCGGCGGGCTACAGCGGCGCCGATTTCGACCCAGACTGTGTAGACCTTTGGATCGGGGACGTGCAGGTGATGGAGCGCGGAGAGCGCGGGCGCTATGAAGAAGAAGCCGCCGCCCAAGTCATGCGGGGCGACGGATACGAAATCATATTGGATTTGCGACAGGGAACGGAAAGCGATTTTTATATCACCACTGATTTTTCCAACGCCTATATCGACATCAACGCCGATTACCGCCACCGGACATAA
- a CDS encoding type II toxin-antitoxin system HicA family toxin gives MNHIELLERIIRNQQNVHFNDLIGLIESLGFTLERRKGSHHIYRHPKIREFLNLQDYKGKAKPYQIRQFLKLIERYDLPTEENP, from the coding sequence ATGAACCATATAGAGTTGCTGGAACGAATTATTCGGAATCAGCAGAATGTTCATTTTAATGACTTGATTGGTTTAATCGAATCGTTGGGATTCACCTTGGAACGGCGGAAAGGAAGCCACCATATTTATCGGCATCCTAAAATTAGAGAATTTTTAAATTTACAAGATTATAAAGGGAAGGCTAAACCTTATCAAATACGTCAATTTCTCAAACTAATCGAAAGATACGATCTCCCAACGGAGGAAAATCCATGA
- a CDS encoding type II toxin-antitoxin system HicA family toxin, whose translation MKPPRDISGVQLAKTLHRLGYDVTRQKGGHIRLTTQERSEHHITIPHHDPLKPGTLNNILQSIAIHFDKSRKEIERLLFS comes from the coding sequence ATGAAACCGCCTAGAGATATCTCAGGCGTTCAGTTAGCTAAAACGCTTCACCGCTTGGGATACGATGTCACCCGGCAAAAGGGAGGCCATATCCGGTTAACGACGCAGGAACGCAGCGAACATCATATTACCATTCCGCATCACGATCCATTGAAGCCTGGAACATTGAATAATATTCTCCAATCCATCGCGATTCATTTTGACAAATCTCGTAAAGAAATCGAACGGCTCCTTTTTAGCTGA
- a CDS encoding Mrp/NBP35 family ATP-binding protein yields the protein MTEEKVLAALSTVMDPDLHRDLVSLGMIKDLKVNGSKVAFSVELTTPACPLKAKIENDCRQALASLPGVEEIKINMTARTTAAKTDKEPVKGVKNIFAVSSGKGGVGKSTVAVNLALALQRSGAKVGLMDSDAYGPNIPIMLGSTAQPIIKGDMLIPPEVFGLKMMSVGLIAPGDTPVVWRGPMLHSLVQQFLRNVIWGELDYLVVDMPPGTGDAQLSLSHLAPLAGAVMVTTPQLVAQADVKRAIMMFRKVEVPVLGVLENMSYFLCPDNNKHYAIFGSGGGEVLAREYEIPFLGRIPIDPRIAESGDKGKPIVVALPDSPIAAEFMKAAELVAQQISIANANRPLPVLS from the coding sequence GTGACGGAAGAGAAAGTTTTAGCGGCGTTAAGCACGGTGATGGATCCCGATTTGCATCGCGATCTCGTTTCGCTTGGCATGATAAAAGACCTCAAAGTCAATGGAAGCAAAGTCGCTTTCAGCGTGGAGTTGACTACCCCGGCTTGTCCCCTAAAAGCGAAAATCGAAAACGATTGCCGCCAGGCGCTCGCCAGCCTGCCGGGCGTCGAAGAGATCAAAATCAATATGACCGCCCGCACCACGGCGGCGAAAACGGATAAAGAGCCGGTAAAAGGCGTAAAAAACATTTTCGCTGTTTCCAGCGGCAAAGGCGGCGTGGGAAAATCCACCGTCGCCGTCAACTTGGCGTTGGCTCTGCAAAGAAGCGGGGCCAAAGTGGGATTAATGGACTCTGACGCCTACGGCCCCAACATCCCAATCATGCTCGGCTCGACGGCTCAACCCATTATCAAAGGGGATATGCTCATCCCTCCGGAAGTTTTCGGCTTGAAAATGATGTCCGTAGGATTGATCGCGCCGGGAGATACGCCGGTTGTGTGGCGCGGGCCGATGCTGCACAGCCTGGTGCAGCAATTTTTGCGCAACGTAATTTGGGGCGAACTCGATTACCTCGTCGTCGATATGCCGCCGGGAACAGGCGACGCGCAATTGAGCCTTTCCCACTTGGCGCCCTTGGCCGGAGCGGTGATGGTAACGACGCCGCAACTCGTCGCTCAGGCGGATGTGAAGCGCGCCATCATGATGTTCCGTAAAGTGGAAGTTCCCGTGTTAGGCGTATTGGAAAATATGTCCTATTTCCTATGCCCCGACAATAATAAACATTATGCGATCTTCGGTTCCGGCGGCGGCGAAGTCTTGGCGCGGGAATACGAAATTCCATTTCTGGGCCGCATTCCCATCGATCCCCGGATCGCAGAGAGCGGCGACAAAGGAAAACCGATCGTCGTCGCGTTGCCGGATTCTCCTATTGCGGCGGAATTCATGAAAGCCGCCGAATTGGTCGCGCAGCAAATCAGCATCGCCAATGCGAATCGCCCGTTGCCCGTACTTTCATGA
- a CDS encoding prepilin-type N-terminal cleavage/methylation domain-containing protein, whose product MTRLNRKAFTLIELLIVVAIIGVLAAIAVPNFLNAQMRAKIANVQAELRNLSSALEMYRMDRGMYPPWRTFQNGDIWPVSRRLHPLTTPISYMSSIGQDPFLKKIGGQTVITQEHWAYDSYDYIDAWTMIHTIKNTTLSDSCYCSEWRMASAGPDGLQTYGRVAIFDASNGLKSVGDLIRIGPRASYPCDDSLLKKLGG is encoded by the coding sequence ATGACCAGACTCAACCGAAAAGCATTTACGCTTATCGAATTATTGATCGTCGTCGCCATTATCGGCGTATTGGCGGCTATCGCCGTACCCAATTTTCTTAACGCGCAAATGCGCGCCAAGATCGCTAATGTGCAAGCGGAACTGCGCAACCTCAGTTCGGCTTTGGAAATGTACCGCATGGATCGGGGCATGTATCCGCCCTGGCGGACGTTCCAAAACGGCGATATCTGGCCGGTTTCCCGCCGTCTCCATCCCCTGACGACGCCCATCTCCTATATGTCTTCGATCGGACAAGACCCCTTTTTGAAAAAAATAGGCGGTCAGACGGTCATAACGCAGGAGCATTGGGCCTACGATTCTTACGATTATATCGACGCATGGACGATGATTCATACGATCAAGAATACAACACTAAGCGACTCCTGCTATTGCTCGGAATGGCGGATGGCCAGCGCTGGTCCCGATGGCTTGCAAACCTATGGCCGGGTTGCCATATTCGACGCCTCCAATGGGCTGAAAAGCGTCGGCGATCTCATCCGCATCGGCCCCAGGGCATCCTATCCCTGCGACGATTCTCTGTTGAAAAAACTGGGCGGTTGA
- a CDS encoding 2-oxoisovalerate dehydrogenase, translating into MIDKEIIFVVEEDPEGGYNARALSEPIFTQADQIEQLHERVRDAVRCHFEEGQEPKIVHLHYVREEIIAL; encoded by the coding sequence ATGATCGACAAGGAAATCATTTTCGTGGTCGAAGAAGATCCAGAAGGCGGTTATAACGCACGCGCCCTTAGCGAGCCGATCTTTACTCAAGCGGATCAAATCGAACAATTACACGAACGAGTTCGGGATGCGGTGCGATGTCATTTTGAGGAAGGACAAGAGCCGAAAATCGTTCATCTGCATTACGTCCGGGAAGAGATCATCGCATTATGA